A section of the Bacillus sp. HSf4 genome encodes:
- the deoC gene encoding deoxyribose-phosphate aldolase: MEIAKIIDHTALKPHTRKEEIKKLIEEAKTYQFASVCVNPTWVEFAAKELAGTEIDVCTVIGFPLGANTTETKAFETKDAIAKGATEVDMVINIAALKDGDDDFVQADIRGVVEAAAGKALVKVIIETCLLTDEEKERACRLAVAAGADFVKTSTGFSTGGATAEDIALMRKTVGPDIGVKASGGIRTKEDVENMISAGASRIGASAGVSIVSGAEGKSGDNY; this comes from the coding sequence ATGGAGATTGCAAAAATCATTGATCATACAGCATTGAAACCGCATACACGAAAAGAAGAAATCAAAAAGCTGATCGAAGAAGCGAAAACGTACCAATTCGCTTCCGTCTGCGTCAATCCAACATGGGTCGAGTTCGCCGCGAAAGAGCTTGCGGGAACGGAAATTGACGTTTGCACTGTCATCGGTTTCCCGCTTGGCGCCAATACGACGGAAACAAAAGCGTTCGAGACAAAAGACGCGATTGCAAAAGGAGCGACAGAGGTTGACATGGTGATCAACATTGCCGCGTTAAAAGACGGTGACGATGATTTTGTACAAGCTGACATCCGCGGAGTGGTGGAAGCGGCCGCAGGAAAAGCGCTTGTCAAAGTGATTATTGAAACATGTCTGCTCACAGATGAAGAAAAAGAACGCGCATGCCGCTTGGCTGTCGCGGCCGGAGCCGATTTTGTGAAAACCTCAACCGGATTCTCCACAGGCGGTGCGACAGCGGAAGACATTGCTTTAATGCGGAAAACCGTCGGACCTGATATTGGGGTGAAAGCATCCGGAGGTATTCGCACTAAAGAGGATGTAGAAAACATGATCTCAGCCGGAGCAAGCCGAATCGGGGCGAGCGCAGGAGTTTCCATCGTCAGCGGAGCGGAAGGAAAAAGCGGAGACAACTATTAA